In Aphelocoma coerulescens isolate FSJ_1873_10779 chromosome 25, UR_Acoe_1.0, whole genome shotgun sequence, a genomic segment contains:
- the CTXND2 gene encoding cortexin domain containing 2 — MESPTVPPAMDVDKAVATAFVVLLGLFLLAITVRCARLVVDPYSAIPTSTWDEEPIN; from the coding sequence ATGGAGTCCCCCACGGTGCCACCTGCCATGGACGTGGACAAAGCCGTGGCCACGGCCTTcgtggtgctgctggggctctTCCTCCTCGCCATCACCGTGCGCTGCGCCCGCCTCGTGGTGGATCCCTACAGCGCCATTCCCACCTCCACCTGGGACGAGGAGCCCATCaactga